A genome region from Trachemys scripta elegans isolate TJP31775 chromosome 2, CAS_Tse_1.0, whole genome shotgun sequence includes the following:
- the AGR2 gene encoding anterior gradient protein 2 homolog has protein sequence MEKSCISVFLLLVAVSYALAKNDGKRDTKEVKETKPKLPQTLSRGWGDNLIWTQTYEEALFRAKTGNKPLMIIHHLEDCPHSQALKKVFAEHKEIQKLAEKFVLLNLVYETTDKHLSPDGQYVPRVLFIDPSLTVRADITGRYSNRLYAYEPSDISLLYSNMQKALKLLKTEL, from the exons ATGGAGAAGAGTTGTATATCTGTGTTCCTGCTGCTTGTTGCTGTCTCTTATGCTCTGGCTAAGAACGATGGCAAAAGGGATACAAAAGAAGTAAAAGAGACCAAACCAAAACTGCCTCAAACTCTCTCCAGAG GGTGGGGTGATAATCTTATCTGGACTCAGACCTATGAAGAAGCGTTGTTCAGAGCCAAGACCGg CAACAAGCCCCTGATGATTATCCACCATTTAGAGGACTGCCCACACAGTCAAG CACTGAAGAAAGTATTTGCTGAACACAAAGAAATACAGAAATTGGCTGAAAAGTTTGTTCTTCTGAATCTTGTT TATGAAACAACTGACAAACATCTTTCACCTGATGGCCAGTATGTCCCTAGAGTTCTGTTTATAG ATCCCTCCCTGACAGTTAGAGCAGATATTACTGGAAGATACTCAAACCGTCTCTATGCATATGAGCCTTCAGATATTTCATTGT TGTATTCAAATATGCAGAAAGCTCTGAAACTGCTGAAGACTGAATTATAA